CGGGGACGTATGAAATCGTATCCTTCAGCGGAGGATTGGTGGTCGGGCTCGCCATTCCAGTCGCGTCACGCGACAAGATGCACGTTGGAGTGGATCTGCTCCTTACAAGTGTTTCTCCCAGGGTCAAAGCCGGCCTCGAGAAATTTAACCGCCTGGTCGGAATTGGGCTCGTTATCCTCCTTGCCTTCTCAATCGTGCAAATAGGCAACGAATTCAGAACTTCAGGAGAGGTGAGCCCGGTGATCCACGTACCTTTTTACCCTGTTGCGTACGGGATAGCGGTTGCACTTGTCGCGGAGGTTTTTGTTCTCTTGGGCAACCTTCTCGAAGGAGGTGAGGCCCATGAGTGAGGCAACGCTGATTGGTATTATAGGGCTGATTGCTCTTCTCGTTCTGTTTTCTACAGGGATTGAGCTTGCGTTTGCGATGAGCGTTATCGGAATGCTTGGAATAGTCTGTCTAAGATCAGTAGGTGCCGCCATAACTGTGTTGGGCAAGGACTATTTTGATGTCTTTTCATCTTACTCATTCACCGTAATTCCTCTGTTCGTTCTTATGGGGCAGATTGCTCTCAATTCAGGGATGGC
The nucleotide sequence above comes from Syntrophorhabdaceae bacterium. Encoded proteins:
- a CDS encoding TRAP transporter small permease, producing the protein MDLLDRFNVKTCSCLEKVAGFALVCVTVLTGCDIVGRLLGMPIPGTYEIVSFSGGLVVGLAIPVASRDKMHVGVDLLLTSVSPRVKAGLEKFNRLVGIGLVILLAFSIVQIGNEFRTSGEVSPVIHVPFYPVAYGIAVALVAEVFVLLGNLLEGGEAHE